The Micromonospora sp. WMMD961 genome has a segment encoding these proteins:
- a CDS encoding SDR family oxidoreductase: protein MRRLEGKNALVTGAMGGIGAATARRLAAEGAAVALFDVADPAPLAEELTAHGSRALSVVGDVSDEADWTAAVTAVRDRLGPVDILVSTAYAVRVAPAHETSRQSWDHQLGVSLTGSFLGVRACLDDLRARSGAVVLISSVHALVGLPGRPAYAAAKGGLVALGRQLAVEYGPQVRVNTVLPGPILTAAWADVSEEDRRQSVAETVAKRFGTPDEVASTVAFLASPDAAYITGASLVVDGGWTAVKASA, encoded by the coding sequence ATGCGCCGGCTTGAAGGCAAGAACGCGCTGGTCACCGGCGCGATGGGCGGGATCGGCGCGGCCACCGCCCGGCGGCTTGCCGCCGAGGGAGCAGCGGTCGCGCTGTTCGACGTGGCCGACCCGGCCCCGCTGGCCGAGGAGCTGACGGCGCACGGCAGCCGAGCACTGTCCGTAGTGGGCGATGTCAGCGACGAGGCCGACTGGACGGCCGCCGTGACCGCCGTACGGGACCGCCTCGGCCCGGTCGACATCCTGGTCAGCACCGCGTACGCCGTGCGGGTCGCTCCGGCGCACGAGACCAGTCGACAGTCCTGGGACCACCAGCTCGGCGTCAGCCTCACCGGCTCCTTCCTCGGCGTCCGCGCCTGCCTGGACGACCTGCGGGCCCGCTCGGGAGCGGTGGTGCTGATCTCCTCGGTGCACGCGCTGGTCGGGCTGCCCGGCCGGCCCGCGTACGCCGCCGCCAAGGGTGGCCTGGTCGCACTCGGCCGCCAACTCGCCGTGGAGTACGGCCCGCAGGTGCGCGTCAACACGGTGCTGCCCGGGCCGATCCTCACCGCCGCCTGGGCCGACGTGTCCGAAGAGGACCGTCGGCAGAGCGTCGCCGAGACCGTGGCGAAGCGCTTCGGCACTCCGGACGAGGTGGCCTCGACGGTCGCCTTCCTGGCCTCACCGGACGCCGCCTACATCACCGGCGCGAGCCTCGTGGTGGACGGTGGTTGGACAGCGGTGAAAGCCTCGGCCTGA
- the dgoD gene encoding galactonate dehydratase — MKIERIETFLVAPRWLFCRVETDDGLVGWGEPVVEGRAEVVRSAVEVLSEYLIGADPLRIEQHWQILTKGGFYRGGPILSSAVAGLDQALWDIAGQAYGAPVHALLGGAVRDRVRIYSWIGGDEPDEIADAAAAQVAAGLTGIKMNASGRLSAIPTSAEVDAVVGRVAAAREVLGPDRDIALDFHGRAGLAAVRRILPELTPLRPFFVEEPVLPDQAHHLRDIVASTPIPVATGERLYGRNEFLGPLQAGVAVVQPDLSHAGGISEVRRIAALAETYGALLAPHCPLGPVSLAASLQVAFATPNFLIQEQSIGIHYNAGSELLDYVVDPEPFRFVDGHIARFDRPGLGITVDEAAVRKAAETPHAWRNPVWQHADGSFAEW, encoded by the coding sequence GTGAAGATCGAGCGGATCGAGACCTTCCTCGTCGCGCCACGGTGGCTGTTCTGTCGGGTGGAGACCGACGACGGGCTGGTCGGGTGGGGTGAACCGGTGGTGGAGGGGCGCGCCGAAGTGGTGCGCAGCGCCGTCGAGGTGCTCTCCGAGTACCTGATCGGCGCGGACCCGCTCCGCATCGAGCAGCACTGGCAGATCCTCACCAAGGGCGGCTTCTACCGGGGTGGCCCGATCCTCTCCAGCGCGGTCGCCGGCCTGGACCAGGCACTCTGGGACATCGCCGGGCAGGCGTACGGGGCACCGGTGCACGCTCTGCTCGGCGGTGCCGTCCGCGACCGGGTGCGGATCTACTCCTGGATCGGCGGAGACGAGCCCGACGAGATCGCCGACGCCGCCGCCGCGCAGGTCGCCGCCGGTCTCACCGGGATCAAGATGAACGCGTCCGGGCGCCTGTCGGCCATCCCCACCTCCGCCGAGGTGGACGCGGTCGTCGGCCGGGTCGCGGCGGCCCGGGAGGTGCTCGGCCCCGACCGGGACATCGCGCTGGACTTCCACGGTCGGGCCGGCCTGGCCGCGGTACGCCGGATCCTGCCCGAGCTGACCCCGCTGCGTCCGTTCTTCGTGGAGGAGCCGGTCCTGCCCGACCAGGCCCACCACCTGCGCGACATCGTCGCCAGCACGCCGATCCCGGTGGCCACCGGCGAGCGGCTCTACGGCCGCAACGAGTTCCTCGGCCCGTTGCAGGCCGGGGTGGCAGTGGTCCAGCCGGACCTGTCGCACGCCGGCGGCATCTCCGAGGTCCGCCGGATCGCCGCGCTGGCCGAGACGTACGGCGCGCTACTCGCCCCGCACTGCCCGCTCGGCCCGGTCTCCCTGGCCGCCAGCCTCCAGGTGGCCTTCGCGACGCCGAACTTCCTGATCCAGGAGCAGAGCATCGGCATCCACTACAACGCCGGCTCGGAGCTGCTGGACTACGTGGTCGACCCGGAGCCGTTCCGGTTCGTCGACGGACACATCGCCCGCTTCGACCGGCCCGGGTTGGGCATCACTGTGGACGAGGCGGCGGTCCGCAAGGCCGCCGAGACCCCGCACGCCTGGCGCAACCCGGTCTGGCAGCACGCCGACGGGTCGTTCGCCGAATGGTGA
- a CDS encoding L-dopachrome tautomerase-related protein, translating into MNGPVGDEPVGELELVHTFTGPMPTGVSVSHSGRIFVNFPKWGDEVPATVVELRDGREVPYPDQAWNDPSGDDDAGAFVSVQSIVVDPADRLWVLDTGSPMFQPTKPGGPKLVRIDLDTDTVAQVITFPADVALPTTYLNDVRFDLRRGESGVAYITDSAATGPNGIIVVDLASGASWRRLHDHPSTKAEPLTSFRPVVEGRPFLERPADGPPKPLTMGSDGIAISADGSRLYYCPLASRHWYSVSTEALADPGVTQEAAAATVVDEGDKGTASDGLESDDAGRLYLTSYEHDAVLRRLPDGGYETLVHDPRLLWPDTMSVATDGHLYVTANQLHRQPQYQRGHDLRRKPYALFRTRIDAGPVLLRR; encoded by the coding sequence GTGAACGGGCCGGTCGGCGACGAGCCGGTTGGCGAGCTGGAGCTGGTGCACACCTTCACCGGCCCGATGCCGACCGGGGTGAGCGTCTCGCACTCCGGTCGGATCTTCGTCAACTTCCCCAAGTGGGGCGACGAGGTGCCCGCCACCGTCGTGGAGCTGCGCGACGGCCGGGAGGTGCCCTACCCCGACCAGGCGTGGAACGACCCGTCCGGCGACGACGACGCGGGCGCGTTCGTCTCGGTGCAGAGCATCGTGGTGGACCCGGCCGACCGGCTCTGGGTACTGGACACCGGCAGCCCGATGTTCCAGCCCACGAAGCCGGGCGGCCCGAAGCTGGTGCGGATCGACCTGGACACCGACACGGTCGCCCAGGTGATCACCTTTCCGGCGGACGTGGCGCTGCCGACGACGTACCTCAACGACGTCCGCTTCGACCTGCGGCGGGGCGAGTCGGGGGTCGCCTACATCACCGACTCCGCGGCCACCGGGCCGAACGGGATCATCGTCGTGGACCTGGCCAGCGGGGCCTCCTGGCGGCGGCTGCACGACCACCCGTCCACCAAGGCGGAGCCGCTGACGTCGTTCCGCCCGGTGGTCGAGGGCCGACCGTTCCTCGAACGCCCGGCGGACGGGCCGCCGAAGCCGCTGACCATGGGCTCCGACGGCATCGCGATCTCCGCCGACGGCAGCCGGCTCTACTACTGCCCGCTGGCGTCCCGGCACTGGTACAGCGTCTCCACCGAGGCGCTGGCCGACCCCGGTGTCACCCAGGAGGCAGCCGCGGCGACCGTGGTCGACGAGGGCGACAAGGGCACCGCCTCGGACGGGTTGGAGAGCGACGACGCGGGCCGGTTGTACCTCACCTCGTACGAGCACGACGCGGTGCTGCGCCGGCTGCCGGACGGCGGGTACGAAACGCTTGTCCACGACCCGCGACTGCTCTGGCCGGACACCATGTCGGTGGCCACCGACGGGCACCTCTACGTCACCGCCAACCAACTGCACCGGCAGCCGCAGTATCAGCGGGGCCACGACCTACGGCGCAAGCCGTACGCGCTGTTCCGCACCCGCATCGACGCCGGCCCGGTGCTGCTGCGCCGCTGA
- a CDS encoding FAD-dependent oxidoreductase, with the protein MSVPLSRRRLLTAGGAGLVLAGLSDPFRAGPARAAVTTADLVVYGATSGGLAAAITMRRLGHTAVVLEPTSHVGGLSTAGLGATDTGVQASIGGLAAEFYRRVYVKYHGGTLTPTSPLRMTFEPRVATAVFAEMLAEAGVPVIVDARLTGLGRSGNRITELRTEDGSIYSGGVFVDATYEGDLLAMAGVGFTVGRESNDTYGETINGVQSRNTHQFVYPVDPYVTAGSPTSGLLPGISATPLAPQGSGDDRIQAYCFRMCLTQAANRIPFGKPSDYDPIRYELQLRHIQAGFTGPYFTTHSIGGGKTDSNNNGAVSTDHIGFNHAYPTASWAARESIIAEHRSYQQGMMWFLANDPRLPASVRESTARWGLPVDEFTGTGGWPPLLYIREARRMVSAYVMTEADCRGRVRATDSVGLASYTMDSHNCQRVVVDGKVRNEGDVQIGVPSPYPVSYRAIVPHQAQCANLLVPVCLSASHIAYGSIRMEPVFMILGQAAATAASLALGGNLAVQAVSVPALQARLRQDGAVLEWGSTSEVILDNAAASGITRAGTWLRSTSIGGYYGPDYEHDGNTAKGVNRLRFRPTLPTSGSWTVQLRWTADPNRATNVPVDIAYSGGVATRTVDQRQSGGQWVPLGTYPFTAGTEGSVLIRTEDTDGHVIADAVRFVRA; encoded by the coding sequence GTGTCAGTGCCCCTGTCCCGCCGCCGACTGCTGACCGCCGGCGGTGCCGGCCTCGTCCTGGCCGGCCTCTCCGATCCGTTCCGGGCCGGTCCCGCCCGCGCCGCTGTCACCACCGCCGACCTGGTCGTCTACGGTGCCACCTCCGGCGGGTTGGCCGCCGCGATCACCATGCGCCGGCTCGGCCACACTGCGGTGGTGCTCGAGCCCACCAGCCACGTCGGTGGGCTGAGCACCGCCGGGCTGGGCGCCACCGACACCGGGGTCCAGGCGTCCATCGGCGGGCTGGCCGCCGAGTTCTACCGCCGGGTGTACGTGAAGTACCACGGCGGAACACTCACACCGACGTCCCCGCTGCGGATGACCTTCGAGCCGCGCGTCGCCACCGCCGTCTTCGCCGAGATGCTGGCCGAGGCCGGGGTTCCGGTCATCGTCGACGCCCGGCTGACCGGTCTCGGCCGCAGCGGCAACCGGATCACCGAGCTGCGCACCGAGGACGGGTCGATCTACTCCGGCGGCGTGTTCGTCGACGCCACCTACGAGGGTGACCTGCTGGCCATGGCCGGGGTGGGGTTCACCGTCGGGCGGGAGTCCAACGACACCTACGGCGAGACGATAAACGGGGTGCAGTCCCGCAACACCCACCAGTTCGTCTACCCGGTCGACCCGTACGTGACGGCCGGCTCACCCACGAGCGGTCTGCTGCCGGGGATATCCGCCACCCCGCTCGCCCCGCAGGGCAGCGGCGACGACCGGATCCAGGCGTACTGCTTCCGGATGTGCCTCACCCAGGCGGCCAACCGGATCCCGTTCGGCAAGCCGTCCGACTACGACCCGATCCGGTACGAGCTGCAGCTGCGCCACATCCAGGCCGGCTTCACCGGGCCGTACTTCACCACCCACTCGATCGGCGGCGGGAAGACCGACTCCAACAACAACGGCGCGGTCTCCACCGACCACATCGGCTTCAACCACGCGTACCCGACGGCCAGTTGGGCGGCACGGGAGAGCATCATCGCCGAGCACCGCAGCTACCAGCAGGGGATGATGTGGTTCCTGGCCAACGATCCCCGGTTGCCGGCGTCGGTGCGTGAGTCGACCGCCCGGTGGGGGCTGCCGGTCGACGAGTTCACCGGCACGGGTGGCTGGCCGCCGCTGCTCTACATCCGGGAGGCCCGCCGGATGGTCTCCGCGTACGTGATGACCGAGGCCGACTGCCGGGGCCGGGTGCGGGCCACCGACTCGGTGGGGCTGGCCAGCTACACGATGGACTCGCACAACTGTCAGCGGGTAGTAGTCGACGGAAAGGTCCGCAACGAGGGGGACGTGCAGATCGGCGTGCCGTCGCCGTACCCGGTCAGCTACCGGGCGATCGTGCCGCACCAGGCGCAGTGCGCCAACCTGTTGGTGCCGGTCTGCCTCTCGGCGAGCCACATCGCGTACGGGTCGATCCGGATGGAACCGGTGTTCATGATCCTCGGGCAGGCGGCGGCCACCGCCGCGTCGCTGGCGCTCGGCGGGAACCTCGCCGTACAGGCCGTGTCCGTGCCCGCCCTGCAGGCCCGGCTGCGCCAGGACGGCGCGGTGCTGGAATGGGGATCGACCAGCGAGGTGATCCTCGACAACGCGGCGGCCAGCGGAATCACCCGGGCCGGGACGTGGCTGCGCAGCACCAGCATCGGTGGCTACTACGGCCCGGACTACGAGCACGACGGCAACACCGCCAAGGGCGTCAACCGACTGCGGTTCCGCCCGACACTGCCCACCTCCGGGTCGTGGACCGTGCAACTACGCTGGACCGCCGACCCCAACCGGGCGACCAACGTGCCGGTGGACATCGCGTACTCCGGCGGGGTGGCCACCCGGACGGTCGACCAGCGGCAGTCCGGCGGCCAGTGGGTGCCGTTGGGCACCTACCCGTTCACGGCGGGCACCGAGGGGAGCGTGCTGATCCGCACCGAGGACACCGACGGCCACGTGATCGCCGACGCGGTGCGCTTCGTCCGCGCCTGA
- a CDS encoding SDR family oxidoreductase has protein sequence MLDLTVPDLTGRLAVVTGGSDGLGLGLATRLAQAGAEVVLPVRNPAKGAAALDAVRAAAPGAVASTRELDLASLDSVAALAGTLLGEGRPIHLLINNAGVMTPPTRHATAEGFELQLGTNHLGHFALTGRLLPLLRAGRARVTTMSSSAARSGRLDWDDLQSTRRYASIRAYNASKLATLHFGLELDRRSRTGGWGIVSNVAHPGTTMTNLYASGPNLGRSRPSLHHSIMSRLARWGFLVHSVDAGLRPALYAATSPQAQGGRFYGPDGLGQFTGKPTELAVYRSARNTDDAARLWGISERLVGVEF, from the coding sequence GTGCTCGACCTGACCGTTCCGGACCTGACCGGAAGACTCGCCGTCGTGACCGGCGGTAGCGACGGGCTGGGCCTCGGCCTGGCCACCCGACTGGCGCAGGCCGGCGCCGAGGTGGTGTTGCCGGTCCGCAACCCGGCCAAGGGCGCCGCCGCACTGGACGCCGTACGGGCTGCCGCGCCGGGCGCCGTCGCGTCGACCCGGGAGCTGGACCTCGCCTCGCTGGACTCGGTGGCGGCGCTGGCCGGCACGCTGCTCGGCGAGGGCCGGCCCATCCACCTCCTGATCAACAATGCGGGCGTGATGACACCCCCTACCCGGCACGCCACCGCGGAGGGCTTCGAACTGCAACTCGGCACCAACCACCTCGGCCACTTCGCGCTGACCGGACGGCTGCTGCCGCTACTCCGCGCCGGGCGGGCGCGGGTCACCACCATGTCGAGCAGTGCCGCCCGCTCAGGGCGGCTGGACTGGGACGACCTCCAGAGCACCCGGCGATACGCGTCGATCCGCGCCTACAACGCCTCGAAGCTGGCCACCCTGCACTTCGGGTTGGAACTCGACCGGCGCAGTCGCACCGGGGGCTGGGGCATCGTCAGCAATGTCGCCCACCCGGGCACCACCATGACGAACCTGTACGCCTCCGGCCCCAACCTGGGCCGCAGCCGCCCCTCACTGCACCACTCGATCATGAGTCGGCTGGCCCGCTGGGGCTTCCTGGTGCACTCGGTGGACGCCGGGCTGCGTCCCGCCCTCTACGCGGCCACCAGCCCGCAGGCGCAGGGCGGCCGGTTCTACGGCCCGGACGGTCTGGGCCAGTTCACCGGCAAACCGACCGAGCTGGCCGTCTACCGTTCGGCGCGCAACACCGACGACGCCGCCCGCCTCTGGGGGATCTCCGAGCGGCTGGTGGGCGTCGAGTTCTGA
- a CDS encoding FadR/GntR family transcriptional regulator, with amino-acid sequence MAQYARRGIHGQTVEAIARRILTGEIAAGATLNIVALQEEFDVSLTALREALKVLSAKGIVDARQKRGTFVRPRSDWNLLDGDVIRWQFAEGTDQRLLDQLHEVRAIIEPAAARLAATRATEDDLAALDRALAEMAEANGDPTAAIAADLAFHRALLTATHNELLERMEVVMETGLAERDRLVHGGAPHDDPVPSHRAVVDALRSRDETAAEAAMRELLDKAVRDVEKARGQRGSQ; translated from the coding sequence TTGGCACAGTACGCCCGCCGCGGCATCCACGGACAGACCGTCGAAGCGATCGCCCGTCGCATCCTCACCGGTGAGATCGCCGCCGGCGCGACCCTGAACATAGTCGCGCTGCAGGAGGAGTTCGACGTCAGCCTCACGGCGCTCCGCGAGGCGCTGAAGGTCCTCTCCGCCAAGGGCATCGTGGACGCCCGGCAGAAGCGCGGCACCTTCGTCCGGCCCCGGTCCGACTGGAACCTGCTCGACGGAGACGTGATCCGCTGGCAGTTCGCCGAGGGCACCGACCAGCGGCTGCTCGACCAACTGCACGAGGTGCGCGCCATCATCGAGCCGGCCGCCGCCCGGCTGGCCGCGACCCGGGCCACCGAGGACGACCTAGCCGCCCTGGACCGGGCCCTGGCCGAGATGGCCGAAGCCAACGGCGATCCCACCGCCGCCATCGCCGCCGACCTCGCCTTCCACCGCGCGCTGCTCACCGCCACCCACAACGAGCTGCTGGAGCGGATGGAAGTGGTGATGGAGACCGGGCTCGCCGAACGGGACCGGCTGGTGCACGGCGGAGCCCCCCACGACGACCCGGTGCCCAGCCACCGGGCCGTCGTGGACGCACTGCGCAGCCGGGACGAGACGGCGGCCGAGGCCGCCATGCGTGAGTTGCTGGACAAGGCCGTCCGCGACGTCGAGAAGGCACGCGGACAGAGGGGCAGTCAGTGA
- a CDS encoding SAV_915 family protein: MDDEGPAIYAVPVRDLPGRLVRTVRTGRSPQGRRVGIAFSRPELLVTAMGAEQPWEELCESALRGMLRPLGIDVIQVDPLLVAPPLDPRTAAGPIGQARTKRTASAITWPSVSSVRISTLPSVPAVNG; encoded by the coding sequence ATGGACGACGAGGGCCCGGCAATCTACGCCGTTCCGGTGCGTGACCTGCCGGGACGGCTGGTGCGGACGGTACGGACCGGCCGATCCCCGCAGGGGCGGCGGGTGGGCATCGCCTTCAGCCGCCCCGAGCTGCTGGTCACCGCGATGGGCGCGGAGCAGCCGTGGGAGGAGCTCTGCGAGTCGGCACTGCGCGGCATGCTTCGCCCGCTCGGCATCGACGTGATCCAGGTCGACCCGTTGCTGGTGGCACCACCTCTGGATCCGAGGACCGCCGCCGGTCCGATCGGTCAGGCGCGGACGAAGCGCACCGCGTCGGCGATCACGTGGCCGTCGGTGTCCTCGGTGCGGATCAGCACGCTCCCCTCGGTGCCCGCCGTGAACGGGTAG
- a CDS encoding SMP-30/gluconolactonase/LRE family protein: protein MELTEPTVWSTDRLELGEGLRWVDDRLILVDLLVGRLLETDGDAPAPLREVRRLDVPLGAVAPVAGRPGDWLAAAGTGVSLLPATGDSRPVADLVGTAAEPTRMNDAVADPHGRFWAGSMTYAMVPGEGALYRLAPGAAPVPAVTGLTIPNGPAFDATGSTMYLADTPRGEIDRFTVDPATGALHGREPFLRLSPADGGPDGMTVDAAGHLWIALWGGSAVRRYRPDGTLEREIRLPAKQPAGICLGGPELRRLFIGTARVGLTSAGPEDGALLAVDVPVPGLPAARAAAPVA, encoded by the coding sequence ATGGAGCTGACCGAGCCGACCGTCTGGAGCACTGACCGGTTGGAGCTGGGCGAAGGACTGCGCTGGGTCGACGACCGGCTGATCCTCGTCGATCTGCTGGTCGGACGACTGCTGGAGACCGACGGCGACGCACCGGCCCCACTGCGTGAGGTACGCCGTCTCGATGTGCCGCTCGGCGCGGTCGCCCCGGTGGCCGGTCGGCCCGGTGACTGGCTGGCCGCCGCCGGGACCGGGGTCAGCCTGCTGCCCGCCACCGGTGACAGCCGACCGGTCGCCGACCTGGTCGGCACCGCGGCCGAGCCGACCCGGATGAACGACGCGGTGGCCGACCCGCACGGCCGCTTCTGGGCCGGCAGCATGACGTACGCGATGGTGCCCGGCGAGGGAGCGCTGTACCGGCTCGCGCCGGGCGCGGCGCCGGTGCCCGCGGTGACCGGGCTGACCATCCCGAACGGGCCGGCGTTCGACGCGACCGGCAGCACCATGTACCTGGCCGACACGCCGCGCGGCGAGATCGACCGTTTCACCGTCGACCCCGCCACCGGCGCCCTGCACGGGCGGGAGCCGTTCCTGCGGCTGTCCCCTGCCGACGGCGGCCCGGACGGCATGACCGTCGACGCCGCCGGGCACCTCTGGATAGCGCTGTGGGGCGGTTCGGCGGTACGCCGCTACCGGCCGGACGGCACCCTGGAGCGGGAGATCCGGCTGCCGGCCAAGCAGCCGGCCGGCATCTGCCTCGGCGGCCCCGAGCTGCGCCGACTCTTCATCGGCACCGCCCGGGTGGGGCTGACCTCGGCCGGCCCGGAGGACGGAGCGCTGCTCGCGGTGGACGTACCGGTGCCCGGCCTGCCGGCCGCCAGGGCCGCCGCGCCGGTGGCCTGA
- a CDS encoding bifunctional 4-hydroxy-2-oxoglutarate aldolase/2-dehydro-3-deoxy-phosphogluconate aldolase, which translates to MNLLDELRTHRLLAIVRGPDPAAALTAVLTLAESGVALVEVSLTSADALDVIRRARATLGPDYALGAGTVLSAEDARAAADAGAAFLVTPALAPSLAEGGRLGLPVLAGALTPTEVVQANGGGATAIKLFPASLGGPDYLGALRDPFPGTAFVPVGGVDAEGARRYLDRGALAVGVGSPLLGDAVRGGDPAALRERAGAFLAAVRR; encoded by the coding sequence ATGAACCTGCTCGACGAGCTGCGTACCCACCGGTTGCTGGCCATCGTCCGCGGCCCGGACCCGGCGGCGGCGCTGACCGCCGTGCTCACCCTGGCCGAGAGCGGTGTCGCACTGGTCGAGGTCTCGCTCACCAGCGCCGACGCACTCGACGTCATCCGACGTGCCCGGGCCACCCTCGGGCCCGACTACGCACTGGGTGCGGGCACCGTGCTCAGCGCCGAGGACGCCCGCGCGGCGGCCGACGCGGGCGCTGCTTTCCTGGTCACCCCGGCGCTCGCGCCGAGCCTCGCCGAAGGCGGGCGGCTCGGGCTGCCGGTGCTCGCCGGTGCGCTCACCCCCACCGAGGTGGTGCAGGCCAACGGCGGCGGGGCCACCGCGATCAAGCTCTTCCCGGCGTCCCTCGGTGGGCCGGACTACCTCGGCGCGCTGCGCGACCCGTTCCCCGGCACCGCGTTCGTACCGGTCGGCGGCGTCGACGCGGAGGGCGCGCGACGCTACCTGGACCGGGGCGCCCTCGCGGTCGGGGTCGGTTCCCCCCTGCTCGGTGACGCCGTCCGCGGCGGCGACCCGGCGGCGCTGCGGGAACGCGCCGGCGCCTTCCTCGCGGCGGTGCGGCGATGA
- a CDS encoding dienelactone hydrolase family protein, producing MQTTTVDIPTDDGVADATLSRPDGNGPFPAVLLFMDAFGPRPRLVEMAERIAAQGYLVLTPHLFYRGGRAPLFDLSRLGEPDQRGALFEQIMPLIGALTPKVISRDTAAYLDFLAARDDVRPGPVAITGYCMGGTNALRAVEAHPDRIAAVASFHGGRIVTDAPDSPHLGVGSITGEVYLGHADNDQSMTPEQIATLEKALDAAGVRYRSEVYEGAHHGFTMADTPMYDEKATERHWTALFDVLGRALPTG from the coding sequence GTGCAGACGACGACGGTGGACATCCCGACCGACGACGGCGTGGCGGACGCAACTCTGAGCCGGCCGGACGGCAACGGCCCGTTCCCGGCGGTGCTGCTCTTCATGGACGCCTTCGGGCCGCGCCCACGACTCGTGGAGATGGCGGAACGGATCGCCGCCCAGGGCTACCTAGTGCTGACGCCACACCTCTTCTACCGGGGCGGCCGGGCACCGCTGTTCGACCTGTCCCGACTCGGCGAGCCGGACCAGCGCGGCGCCCTCTTCGAGCAGATCATGCCGCTGATCGGCGCGCTGACCCCCAAGGTGATCAGCCGGGACACCGCCGCCTACCTGGACTTCCTGGCGGCCCGCGACGACGTCCGGCCGGGCCCGGTGGCGATCACCGGATACTGCATGGGCGGCACGAACGCGCTGCGGGCCGTCGAGGCGCATCCCGACCGCATCGCGGCGGTCGCCAGCTTCCACGGCGGGCGGATCGTCACCGACGCGCCGGACAGCCCGCACCTGGGCGTCGGCTCGATCACCGGTGAGGTGTACCTCGGGCACGCCGACAACGACCAGTCGATGACGCCCGAGCAGATCGCCACCCTGGAGAAGGCGCTCGACGCCGCCGGCGTGCGCTACCGCTCCGAGGTGTACGAGGGCGCGCACCACGGCTTCACCATGGCCGACACCCCGATGTACGACGAGAAGGCCACCGAGCGTCACTGGACCGCCCTGTTCGACGTCCTGGGCCGCGCCCTGCCCACGGGCTGA
- a CDS encoding sugar kinase: MTDLLTLGETMAAFRTTGPLRLGGTAGISVAGSESNVAIGLARLGHQAAWVGVTGADEPGELVRRTLRAEGVDLRWSRVDPSAPTGLILFENRVADINRVTYHRAGSAGSRLRPADVTRAFDAPGSPPRLLHVTGITCALGVEPYQAVVEAVRRARAAGSTVCLDVNHRHRLWSVVEAATALRPLLPSIDLVVASDDELAVLTDAPDPVTALLSAGVAEVVVKHGAGGATSHRATGTLHRPARTVPVVDTVGAGDAFVAGLLSGWLDGADAPARLDRAVTTGAFAVASRGDWEGLPDRAELTLLDHEPGGTVR, encoded by the coding sequence ATGACCGACCTCCTCACGCTCGGCGAGACGATGGCGGCGTTCCGCACCACCGGCCCACTGCGGCTGGGCGGCACCGCCGGGATCTCCGTCGCCGGCTCCGAGTCGAACGTGGCGATCGGCCTGGCCCGGCTCGGCCACCAGGCGGCCTGGGTCGGCGTCACCGGCGCCGACGAGCCCGGTGAGCTGGTCCGCCGTACGCTGCGCGCCGAGGGTGTCGACCTGCGCTGGTCCCGGGTCGACCCGAGCGCCCCGACCGGGCTGATCCTCTTCGAGAACCGGGTCGCCGACATCAACCGGGTCACCTACCACCGCGCCGGTTCGGCCGGCTCGCGGCTGCGCCCGGCCGACGTGACCCGGGCCTTCGACGCACCCGGGTCGCCGCCCCGGCTGCTGCACGTCACCGGCATCACCTGCGCGCTCGGCGTCGAGCCGTACCAGGCGGTGGTGGAGGCCGTGCGGCGCGCCCGCGCCGCCGGCAGCACCGTCTGCCTGGACGTCAACCACCGGCATCGGCTCTGGTCGGTCGTCGAGGCCGCCACCGCGCTACGACCGCTGCTGCCCTCGATCGACCTGGTGGTCGCCTCCGACGACGAGTTGGCCGTGCTGACCGACGCCCCCGACCCGGTCACGGCGTTGCTCTCCGCCGGGGTGGCCGAGGTCGTCGTCAAGCACGGCGCCGGCGGGGCAACCAGCCACCGCGCGACCGGCACGCTGCACCGTCCAGCCCGGACGGTGCCGGTGGTGGACACCGTCGGCGCGGGCGACGCCTTCGTGGCCGGACTGCTCTCCGGCTGGCTCGACGGCGCCGACGCGCCGGCCCGACTGGACCGGGCCGTCACCACCGGGGCGTTCGCGGTGGCCAGCCGGGGCGACTGGGAGGGCCTGCCCGACCGGGCGGAGCTGACACTGCTGGACCACGAGCCGGGCGGTACGGTCCGCTGA